The genomic interval GGTGTCATGCGTGATCGTCGAATCCACCGGAATGAAATAGTTCTCGCCCGCGTACTGGACGCCGTAACCTGCGAGATACACCACCGCGACGGTATCAGGGCCCGATGCTTCCGCTTTCTTCACGAAGTCACGAAAAGCCCCGCGCAGCGTATCGCCGTCGAGATCGCGCGCGCCGCTGACATCGAACCCGGCCGCTTGCAGCGTCTGCGCGATAAGTCCACCATCATTGGCTGCGGTCGCGAGCGGAGCCTTGGCATATGCGCCATTCCCGATCACCAGCGCGATACGCTTTTCCTGTTGCTGGGCGATAGCCGCGCTCGGGATCACCGAGCACACACCGAAGAAAAGCAGACACGACACAAAGATTGCGAGACTTCTGTTCAGGCGCATGATCGTTCTGCCTACCAACAGCCAATATGAACCTCAGGCATTCAGCGCGCGGTTATCTGAATGTTATTTGAACGAAAAGCGGTCCGAACAAGGCACATCCACAAAGATTGAGATCCGCGAGGCTCTCTCCCTTGAGCAACGCGCAAGAATTTAAGCAGTCGAGATTGGCTTAGACCGCCTGGACGTCCACCACCCCCGAAACCGCCTTGATTGCGCCTGCGACCTGAGGCGAAACCCGAAAACGGCCAGGAAGCTTTATTTCCACCTCGGTTTCGAGGTCCAGCAACATCACCAGCGAGACGTCGCCGTCTCCGGATTGCCTGGAGGCGGGGCCTTTTGCGGACCCGGCCGGGTCATCGTTTTCGGGCGTCTGAAGTCGCTTTACGATCGAATCGAGCGGCCTGGTATCGCGCAGGAAAATCCGCAAGCCCTTCTGGGTCTTGGCCGCGGCATCGTCCAAGGGCTCCGCGTGCAGAATGCGGGCGCGAACCTCCTCGCCTTGCAACTCTGCGCCGAGTTGCATCAAAACCGCGGCCCCCGGCTCCAGCACCTCGCGAAATTGCGCCAGCCCTTCCGAGAACAGCACCGCCTCGAAATGGCCTGTCGGATCGGACAGGCCGACGATACCCATCTTGTTGCCGGTCTTGGTGCGCCGCTCCATCCGCGAGACGACCGTCGCGGCGACCTTGCTCGCGGTCGCGCCTGTCTTCACCGCACGGGAAAACTCGGCCCAGGACTGGACGCGCAGCCGTTTCAGCGCGGTTGCGTAGTCGTCGAGCGGATGCCCGGACAGGAAAAATCCGACCGCATCGTACTCGCGCTTCAGCCGATCGGACGGCAACCACGGCTCCGCCTGAGGCAGCATGATGGCCGGCGCATCCGCCATACCGCCGAACATGTCGTTCTGACCGAGCGTCGCGGCCTCGTGACTGCGCTGGCACGCGGCAAGGATTGCCTCGGCGCCGGCGAACACGCCGGCGCGGTTGGGTTCGAGCGCATCGAACGCGCCGGCGGCCGCCAGGCTTTCGATCACGCGCTTGTTGACGGCGCGCGGCGACACCCTGACGGCAAAATCGGCCAGCGACGTGAACAACCCGCTCTTGCGGGCTTCAACGATCTGCTCGACCGCCTGCGCGCCCACTCCCTTCAGCGCCGCCAGCGCGTAACAGATGACGCCGTCGCTGACCTCGAAGGTCGCTCCCGAGCGGTTGATCGAGGGCGTTTCGACCTTGATGCCGAGGCGCTGGGCCTCGCTGCGAAACTCCGAGAGCTTGTCGGTGTTGCTCATATCCAGCGTCATCGACGCCGCCAGAAACTCGACGGGGTAATGCGCTTTCATATACGCCGTCTGGTAGGACACGAGCGCATAGGCCGCGGCATGGCTTTTGTTGAAACCGTAATCGGCAAACTTCGCCAGCAACTCGAAAATCGTTTCCGCCTGCCCCTTGGGCACGCCGTTTTTCACGGAGCCGGCAACGAAGATCGCTCGCTGCTTCTCCATTTCAGCGCGAATCTTCTTGCCCATCGCGCGCCGCAGCAGGTCGGCGTCGCCGAGCGAATAGCCGGCCATGACCTGGGCGATCTGCATCACCTGTTCCTGATAGATGATGACGCCAAACGTTTCCTTGAGGATCGGCTCCAGCATGGGATGAAGATACTCCGGCTCCTCTTCGCCATGCTTGCGCGCGCAGTAGGTCGGAATATTCGCCATCGGCCCCGGCCGATACAGCGCGACCAGCGCGATGATGTCCTCGAAACGATCCGGGCGCATGTCCACCAGCGCCCGCCGCATACCCTGACTTTCAACCTGGAACACGCCGACCACGTCGCCCCGCATCAGCATCTGGTAGCTTGCCGCATCGTCGAGCGGCAATGTGGCGAGATCGACATCGATATTGCGCTGCTTCAGCAACTTCACGGCAACGTCAAGAACAGTCAGCGTCTTCAGGCCGAGAAAGTCGAACTTCACGAGCCCTGCCGGCTCCACCCACTTCATGTTGAACTGGGTCACCGGCATGTCCGACTTCGGATCGCGGTACAACGGCACGAGTTCGCTCAGGGGACGATCGCCGATCACGATGCCCGCGGCATGGGTCGAGGCATGACGCGTCAGCCCTTCGAGACGCTGGGCGATATCGAACGCGCGCGCCACCACCGGATCCTCGTCGCGAAACGCCTGCAGCTTCGGCTCGCTCGCGATCGCGGCGGCCAGAGTCACGGGCGCTGCGGGATTTTGCGGGACCAGCTTGGTCAGCTTGTCGACCTGCCCGTAAGGCATCTGCAAGACGCGGCCGACGTCACGCAGAACGCCGCGCGCCTGAAGCGTTCCAAATGTAATGATCTGCGCGACCTGATCGCGGCCGTAGCGCTTCTGCACGTAGTCGATGACCTCGCCGCGCCGCTCCTGGCAGAAATCGATATCGAAGTCCGGCATCGACACGCGTTCGGGGTTGAGGAAGCGCTCGAACAGCAGACCGAACCGGATCGGATCCAGATCGGTGATGGTGAGCGCATAGGCGACCAGCGAGCCAGCGCCGGAGCCCCGGCCCGGCCCCACCGGAATGCCCTCGGACTTGGCGTGCTTGATAAAGTCCGCAACGATCAGGAAATAACCCGCATAGTTCATGCGGGTGATGACGTCGAGTTCGAAACTCAGGCGCGCGCTGTAGTCGTCCTCCGTCATTCCCTTTGAGACGCCGTGAACCGCCAGCCGGTTGGCAAGCCCCTCTTCCGCCTGGCGCCGCAATTCGGCAACCTCATCGCTTTTCGCATCCGCCGCGTTGGCGCCGGCGCCGACCGCAAAATGCGGCAGGATCGGCTTGCGCGTCAGGGGACGGAACGCGCAACGTTCCGCAATTTCAGTTGTGGACGACAACGCTTCCGGAAGGTCGGCGAACAGCACGGCCATTTCCGCGCGGGTCTTGAAGCGATGATCCGGCGTCAGTTGATCGCGGTCGGTTTCCGCAACCAGGCGGCCGCCGGCGATGCACAGCAAGGCATCATGGGCCTCATAATCATCGGAGGTGGCAAAATACGGCTCGTTGGTCGCGACCAGCGGAAGGCCCTTGGCATAGGCGAGGTCGATCAACGCCCCTTCGACGCGCCGTTCCTTGTCGAGGCCATGACGCTGTAACTCGACATAGAGCCGGTCGCCGAAAATTCGGGCGAGTTGATCGCAACGTGCAGTCGCAAGAGCGGAATGATCGGCATTGAGCGCCAGCGCCACCGGCCCGTCGGGGCCGCCGGTCAAGGCGATCAGCCCTTCGTTTTCATCCCGAAGCCACTCCGACTTGATGTGCGGGGTCTGATGTACCGCCGTTTCGAGGAACGCGCGGGAATTCAGCCGCATCAGGTTGCGATAACCGGCCTCGCGCGTCGCCAGCAGAACAACTCGGGCGAAGGGAAGCGTGCTGCGCGCATTGGGATCCTGATCGCCGAAGTCGACCGCCAGTTCGCACCCGACGATCGGCTGAATCCCGTAACCCGCGACCTTGTCGGAGAATTCCAGCGCACCGAACATATTGTCGGTGTCGGTGAGCGCCAATGCCGGTTGACGGTCGGCCTTGGCCAGTTCCACCAGTTTCTGAATCTTGATCGAACCCTTCAAAAGCGAATAGGCCGAATGGACGTGCAGGTGGACGAAACCGGCGGCGACGACGGGCTTCTCGGTCATGGCTTCAGGCAATCATCGGTGCGGAGCTACGTTGACGGCGTGATAAGCCGACTCGACAAAGAATGGTGAGCGCTTGCACCCGCCCTGTCCATGCGAAACCCAGGCGCCGGCGGAGCTGTTCCTGTTTTCCCCAGCACGCCCCGGAAAGCCGCACACACTCACGAAAGCTGCGGAATGAGTTGCGCCCAGACGGCGATCATCCCGACGAACAGCACGATCGAGGCCAGCGCCGTCACCTCCTCAACGAATAGTCTCAACATGATTCCCTCCTCCGATCAGAACATAACAGGAACATTGTTTATGTTTTGTTCTAAAAGTCAAGGGCGGGTAGTGGGTCAGTTTGAAGAATGACCCCTGTGGTTAATTCTTGACCTGGCTCGCTGCCATCCTGCGACGAACAAGGAGGACGTGGTATGCAATCGCGATGTTCAAGTTTTTCGAGAAATTTAAAGGAGCGGATACCGCTCTCAGTTTGGGCGGTTGGGTGTGGAGCGCCTTCCTACTTATCACAGGCCTCACGGGCGCGACTGTGATGGGTTGGGCTCTCTCGCAACTATCGTGGTTTTGGGAAGCGTTTCGATGGGCGGGCGTATTAGGCGCTGGGCTCATTACGTGGATTCTAATTGGGATAGGACTCAGGCTCTATCAGCCCATTGCGAGATCATCGCGGAAGGCAAAAGGCCCTCCTCAGCGCATCAGAGGAAAGGTGTTTACAAATGAGGAGGTGATGCTCTCAGGATTTGAATATTATGATTGTGAGTTTCGAAATGTAACGCTTGTCTATGATGGCGGCATTGGCGGGATTGTTGGCTGCCGCTTTCATGGGTTTATGTTCAAATCAAATATACCCGAAGTAGAAACCTTCGTTCGCCTCCTTCACGATTTAGGGATGTTGAAAATTCCTGTTTTTCAAGATGGACAGACGCTCAAACCAAGCAATCCATTCCCGGCAGCTTAAGTCTTTGCGTTTGCCAACAACCAAACTCGCGACTTTTCCTTAATCCATTCCAGTGCATCCGCCTCCTTCTCAAATCCGAAGATGCTATCCACTTCCCCGCCGCGCCACAGAACGCTGACCTGATGGCCCTTCCCGATTGCGTACTGCCGGACCACGAATTGATATTCCGGCTTGAAGTTCGCAAGCTCCCACTGCTCCAACATCGCGACGATGTCGGACACTTCCCACAGCTTGTCAGTGACGCCCGCAGCCATTGCGGGCGTAACCTTCAAGGTCTGATGGATGCGGACAAAGTTGTAATACATCGTATGGAGCGCAATCGCGGCGGCGTGGTTTTCGACCTTCTTTGAGAAGGCATTCGTGAGCCGAGTGAACCGGCGTATGTGCATCCGCATCGTGAGGTTGCTGCGCTCAACATATGATGTGCTGATATGCTTCTGGTCGGGATTGCCTATCTTCGGCTTCTTATCCGCTCCAAGGCACTTCGCGGGACTGTAGCGAATCTAGCTGGTTGGGGTCCCTAGGGCGTTTGGGGGTCATTCGTCGCCCTTACCACGTTGTAGGAAGAACAGGGCCACCATACCGAGCGGCCAAATGACAAATGCTGTCTTCTCCCAAGCCTTGTAGGCCGCATAATCGTCAGCACTATGAGCGAGGCCATGAGTCGAGCAATAGCCGCTCGCGCATGGACTGATAGGTCCATCATGGAACCGACTCGCCCCGTAGGCGAGCAGAACGAGCATCAGCGCGGGAACGGCGTAACTGGCCACGCGCCGCAAGGATTTGAGGGAAACTGCCATCCCCCGAATATGCGCCTGGAGTCGGTCGTTTTCCAGCCCGGAACCCTGCCACAATCAAACTGACCCACTACCCAAGGGTCGGTAGTGGGTCAGTTTAAAACATGACCCCTGGAATATTTTGCGTGGTTAATGCCGAACGAGAAACGGGGAAAAGGCTCGGCGAAGCTCGGCCGGACCTTTGGTGAAATGAACCTCCTGCCTCAATCTGGGCGCAGCGCGTCCGCCATCTCCTGGATGATCGCTTGCGCGGCGGCTTTCGGATCGTCCGCCGCGTAGATGGGTCTGCCCAACACCAGATAATCGGCTCCCGCCCGTATGGCTTCAAACGGTGTGGCCACCCGCTTCTGATCGTGCCTGGCGCCACCGCTCGGGCGGATACCCGGCGACACGATCATCAGCTTGTTGCTCGTCTGTTTGCGAAGCTCGGCGGCTTCCAGCGCGGAGGCGACGACGCCGTCGACCCCAACCTCAAGCGCTTTCTTTGCACGGGCAATAACGAGGTCTTCGACGTTGCATTCGAAGCCCATCTCCTTGATGTCCCCAGCATCCATGCTCGTCAGCACGGTGACGCCGAGAATCTTCATGTCGGAACTGCCGCGGCCGGCGACGGCGGCTTTCATGATGCTCGCAACGCCGTGCACGGTCAGGAACGTGATTTTTAACTCGGCTGCCTGTGCGACCGCGCGTTGAACGGTTTCTTCGATGTCGTAATACTTGTAATCCAGGAAGACCCGCTTGCCCTCGGCGATAAGCTCCCTGGCAAACTCGTTTCCACCGACGAGCTGGAGACCCAGACCGACTTTGTAAAAGGAGACCTCGTCGCCCAGCTTCCGAACAAGCTTCCTGGCGTCCTCAACCTCCCAAAAATCGAGAGCCACAATCAGCTTTTCACGAGCGCGGTCGAGATAGTGCGAATCGGTCATGCCTCGAACTGCCTCAGTGCTTGCCATAGGGATTTCCGGGACGCTATGGAGGGTTGACGCAACAGTCGGCACCGGATCCTTGAAATATCGGAATTTAGAGCGTTTTCGAGCGAAGTGGATACCGGTTCGCGTGAAGAAAACGCGTCAAATCAAAATCATAGAGCCTCGCTTCCGATTCCATCAGAAGCGAAAAGGCTTTAGGGCCGTGTTTTGCTACATGAGGCTGCTTCAGGCAAGGATATATGGCGGCAAACGCGGCGTCGTGACCGGCCTGGCGGGTGGATTTGACATTCGCATCGCGAGCCCGCAGCAGGTGCGGTAGCGAATGTCAAATCCACCCCACTAGAGCGCTTATCGTTCTGATGGAATCAGAACGATAAGCGCTCTAAACTATTGAATGGTCGCATTTCCTTACGGTGAACCGGTTTCCACTTCACCGGGAAATGCTCTAGCACAAAAGTACCCGTCTCATGACACAACCGCTCATCTCCCGCATCGCGCTCGTCAGCGGCGCCTCACGCGGCATCGGCTATGCCACCGCGCGAGCGCTCGCCAAGGCCGGCGCGCATGTGATCGCCGTGGCGCGCACGCAAGGAGGGCTCGAAGAGCTCGACGACGACATCCGCAAGGACGGCGGCAGCGCGACGCTGGTGCCGCTCAATCTCACGGACTTCGACGGCATCGCCCGGCTCGGCGCTGCCCTGAACGAGCGCCACGGCAAGCTCGATATTCTCGTCGGCAACGCCGGCATCGCCGGTCCCTCCTCGCCGCTCGGCCACATCGAGATAAAGCCATGGCAGGACGTGATGGCGATCAACGTCACCGCGAATTTTCAACTGATCCGCTGCATGGAGCCGCTGCTGCGGCAATCCGACGCCGGACGCGCGGTGTTCGTCACGTCTGGCGTCGCCAGCAGAGCCAACGCCTATCGCGGCCCCTATGCGGCCTCGAAGGCCGCGCTGGATACGCTGGTGCGGTGCTGGGCGAACGAGACCGCCTCGACCCCGATCCGCGTCAACCTGTTCGATCCGGGGCCGATCCGGACCCGGATGCGCGCCGCCGTGTTTCCCGGCGAGGATCCCAAGACGCTGGACACGCCGGAACAGGTTGCGGAATTCATCGTGCCGATGTGCCTGCCGTCCTGGAGCGAGACCGGCAAGCTTTACGACTACAAGAGCGGCAAGGTGATGGGCTTCCATCCACCGTCGGCCTGATCTTTACTTGGGTGGCGATTGGTACCTTTCCGCCACACCCTACATTGAACCGTCTGGGGCGGCCGCCTCACAAATGACTGGAACGTCGTGCGCGATGGATGGGTTCGGTTGGGTCAGGAGCTGTCGATGCAAGCAATTGTCGAGCGCGTGATACACGCCTTTATCTTCAAGGACCGGCCGCCCGACGAAAAGGCCGGCGGCGCTCGCCGGACTCCGGCTGAGTTGGCTGCCGACTTGTTGGAGAATTACAGGGCGCAGCTTCTGCAGCGTGCGCAGTCTCCTCGCAACCGCTGACCGGCATTCCACTTCCAGAGCGATCGGCAAACGCCCGCCGCGCTCATGACTTGCGCTTGCGCTTATGGGCGAACGGATTGGCCTTTTCGCGAAGCATGATGCGGATCGGCGTCCCCGGCAGATCGAAAAAGCCGCGCAGGCTGTTGACGAGATAGCGCAGATAGGACTCCGGAACCGCATCCGCGCGCGAACAGAACACAATGAAACTCGGAGGCCGCGCCTTGGCCTGGGTTGCGTAGTTCAGTTTCAGCCGCCGCCCTGACACGGCCGGCGGCGGGTTGGCATCGACCGCCTGCTCGAACCAGCGATTGAGCGCCGCGGTCGGCACCCGGCGGTTCCAGATCGCGTAGGCATCCTGGATCGCCGTCATCAGGCGATCGATCCCCTCGCCCGTCAGGCCGGAGACCGCGACAATCGGCGCACCCTTGACTTGCGGCAGCAGGTGATCGGCATCGGTGCGCAGCGATGCGATCCGGCCGGATCCCCGGTCCGTCAGATCCCATTTGTTGACCGCGATCACCAGAGCGCGGCCCTCGCGTTCGATCAGGTCGGCGATGCGGAGATCCTGCTCCTCGAATTTGTTCTGCACATCCATCATCAGCACGACGACTTCGGCGAACCTGGCGGCACGCAACGTATCCGCCACCGACAGCTTCTCGAGCTTCTCCTCGATCCGCGACCTGCGCCGCAATCCGGCGGTGTCGAAGATACGAAAATCGCGGCCCTGCCAGTTGAGTTCGACCGAAATGGAATCCCGCGTGGTCCCGGCTTCGGGGCTGGTCAGCAGTCGCTCTTCCCCGAGCAGGTAATTGATCAGCGTCGATTTGCCGGCGTTGGGGCGCCCGACGATCGCAACGCGGATCGGCCGCTGTGAGATATCCTCGGACTCGATGATATCGTCGTCGTCGAATTCCTCGGCTTCTTCGGCTGGCTCCGGCATCACACCGCGCAAGGCGTCGTAGAGATCGCTCATGCCCTCGCCGTGCTCGGCGGACACACCGACGGGATCGCCAAGCCCCAGCGCATAGGACTCCAGCGCCCCGGCGTCTCCGTGCCTGCCCTCGCTCTTGTTGGCGACAAGAACAACCGGCTTGTTGGCACGCCGCGCGAAATCGGCAAACGAGCGATCGGTCGGCGTCAGGCCCGCGCGCGCATCGAATACGAACATCAGGGCATCGGCGGCCGCAATCGCAGCCTCGGTCTGCTCCTGCATACGCGCCGTCAGCGAACCGCGCGGTCCCTCGTCGAGGCCGGCGGTGTCGATCACCGTGAAATCGAGATCGCCGAGCCGCGCCTGTCCTTCGCGACGATCACGGGTCACGCCGGGCTTGTCATCGACCAGCGCCAGTTTCTGCCCGACCAGACGGTTGAACAGGGTCGACTTGCCGACATTGGGTCGGCCTATGATGGCAATGATAAAGGACATCGGTGTTCCCTGCCCGGCAGGGGCGGCGTCTCAATACCAGCGTTTCGGCGGCGCCGAAACCGCTATCAGTGCGAGAAGCTGCCGCTGGGCAGAGGCGCCGGAAATGGCGAGGCAGCGGGCTGAGACTGTTGCACCGGCTGTGGCTGCTGCGGCGCGGCCTGCTGCGGCGGCGCGGGTTCTTCCTTGGGCAACGAGGTGGCTCGGCGATGGACCAGCCGCTTCGGCTTGCGGGGCGGCGCGGCGGCGGTGGCGCCATCCGCGGCAGCACCGGCCGCGGCGCCGGCAGGCACGCTGCGAGCCGTCCCGTCCGGTGACCGCCGCGCTTGCCCGGATTCACCCGATGGCAAAGCCGCAGCGGCCGCGGCGGCTTGCTCCTGCTGCTGCTGCTCGACGTTGCTCTTGTAGAGATCCTTCGGCACGCCCTGCTCGATGCCCGGAACGCCCTCGGGGAAAACCGGCTCGCGCTTGCCCGGCAGCTTCTTCTTGGTATCGAGGAAGTCGAGCATATCGGATGGATCCCAATTGCTCAGGCCGCCGCCGCCGCAACCGGCCAGCACGCCGCAGAGCGAGATCAGAACAGCGGTGGCAATCAGGCGTTGCGAGCGGCGCATAAACGGTTCTCGTTCAAACTTGAGTTCAGCACATCCTGCTCAGCTCTTCGCAACCGGCGGCAGCAAGGCCTGCAAGGCTTCGGCGCGGCTGCGCAGGCTGGACGGGGTCTGGCCGTCCTCGCTGATCATATCGAGCCATTTCCGCGCGGCCGTCGTATCGTTGGCGCGCCAGGCTGACAACGCCAGCAGTTCGCGCGCGGTGTGGCGGAAGGTCGCCTGGGGTGCGGTCGCCGGCTCCAGCCGCTGCAGCATGTTGTTGTAGGTCTCGGTGTCCAGCAGCAATCCGGCGGCACGCACCCGCGCGAGATCGCGCTCCGCGCTGCCGAACCCGCTGTCGGCGGCGATCGCGTCATAGAGCTTGACCGCCTCCTTGGGGTCACGCTTGACGGCTTCGGCGGCAGCGCGAAGGCGCGACAGGTTGCGATATCCGGGCGGCGCGGTCGCCGCCAGTTTCGTGAAGGCCGCTTCAGCTTCGGCATACTTGTTTTGATCGGCCAGCGTCGCCGCAGCCTCGAAGGCCGAACCGGCCTTGGCGGCCTTCTGGGCCTGGAGATACTGGTACCCACGCCAGCCGCCGACAGCGACAATGATCAGGACGGCGGCGGCGATGATCAGCCCCGAATAGCGGCTCCAAACCTTCTGGACCTTCTCGCGGCGCAGTTCATCGTCAATTTCGCTAAACAGCTCAGTCACTTAATGATTTCCCCGTCCCCGATTTTCCGCAAGCCCCGCAGCGCAGCCAGCGCGCGTCTCCGTCGATGGCGGCGGCGATACCCTAGCGATATGGCGCCGACAAGGCAAAGCGAGCCCGACTAACCGCACGGCGGCACGCACGCGTTCGACTCAGCTAGCCCTTCGGCTTCATCGCATAAACATGTTCCGGGCCGGGAAAAGCCCGGCTGCGCACATCACGCGCATAGCCTTCGATTGCAGTCTCGATCATGGGACCGAGTTCGCCATAGCGCCGGACGAATTTCGGCGCGCGCGGCGACAACCCGAGCATGTCCTCCAGCACCAGCACCTGGCCGTCACAGGCGGCGCTGGCGCCGATGCCAATCGTGGGGATCGCCACGCTTTCCGTGATCTTGCGCGCCAAGGGCTCTGCGACCGCCTCGATCACCATCGAGAACGCGCCGGCCTCCGCCACGGCACGCGCATCGTCCTCGATCGGCCGCCACGTTCCCTCCTCGCGTCCCTGCGCGCGAAACGAGCCCAGCGTGTTGATCGATTGCGGCGTCAGGCCGACATGCCCCATCACGGGAATGCCGCGCGCGGTGAGAAACGCGATGGTTTCCGCCATCTTCACGCCGCCTTCGAGTTTCACCGCGCCACAGAGCGTCTCCTTGAGAATGCGCGCGGCGGAATGAAACGCCTGCTCCTTCGAAGCCTCGTAGGAGCCGAACGGCATGTCCACCACGACCAGCGCCTGTTGCGACCCGCGCATTACCGCGCGACCCTGCAGGATCATCATGTCCAGCGTGACCGGCACCGTGGTCTCGAAACCGTGCATCACGTTGCCGAGGCTGTCGCCGACCAGGATGACGTCGCAATGGCGGTCGACCAGCGCCGCGGTGTGGGCATGATACGAGGTCAGCATCACGATCGGATCGCCGTTCTTGCGAGCGCGAATGTCGGGTGCTGTCCTGCGTCTGATGGCCGACTGGACTGACATGCTATGCTCCAAAAACTGGAACGCCGACGACGTAAGGATGAAAGAGAGCGCCGAGCGCAAGATAAACGACGATGCCGACGATAACCGCGATTACGTCGTTGCGAACCCCGCCGACCGGGATTGGCAGGCCGCTCGGGTCAGTGCGATGTTTGAGCGAGATGCGATCGATCACCGCCCACGCCAGGATCGAGCCGAACAGGATGATCGAGCCGAGGTCCCCGTTGGCGAGCAGATGCGCCGCCGCCCATAGCTTGATGCCTGCCAGCATCGGATGCTTCAGCTTCGCATAGATGCGGCCGCGGATATAGGACGCAACCACGAGAATGATGGCGGGCAGGATCAGCGCTTCAGCGATGTGCTTCATCACATGCGGCGGATGCCAGACGTCGATCAACCCGGTGGCGCGGTAGTGCAGGAACCCCCAGACGATCAGCGCGACACCAGCCGCGGAAATCAGCGAAAACCCGATCTTGTATGGTCCTTCGCCATAGGACGAGATCAACCGCCTGCGAAAATCACGCCGTGTTGTGGCGAGGTGCACACCGAGGAACAGAACAAGGCCAGCAATCATCACCGTTAGTCCCATCGTATCCTCCTTATGAGCACTGATTTCCGATTAACATTTTTGAGGAGTTTCAGGCAACACGGCGCAAGAACAGAGGCAAACACGCTTTCGTCGCAACAACACCCAGCCATCACCTTGAAAAAACGAAGAACGCCAGCACACGATCGCCGCTCCACCAAACCAGATGGAGCTTATAAATATGAACGTCAGACTTCTCGTCGCCGCCGCCGCTATCGCCGCCTTCGGAATTGCCGGTGCCCAGGCTCAGCCCGCCTACCACGGTCAGGCGCAGCAGAACGACAGCGTCCGTGGCAGCGCCGGAGCGTCCGGATCCGCGCACACCAAAAAGGTTCATCCGAAGGGATCGACGAACGGCACGGTCGGCGCCGCAACCGGGCGCCGCGGCGTCAATACCGAACCCTCCGGGTCCGCGAAAACGCCGCCGGCGGACATCAACGGCAACGCCCGCACGGGCGGCTCGATGCGCTAGACTAGCCCGCACCTCCCGGGAAACGGCCGGTCGCGCACCGGCCGTTTTTCGTTGCGGGCTTATGACGTCTTCTTCACGTCCTTGATGCTGGAAAACGTGATGCCTTCGGCGCGTTCCTTTGTGTAGCCGAGATAGAATTCGTTCTTGGCCAGGAACACCGGATCGCCGTCGACATCGTCGGCGACACCGGAGCCGTTGGCGGCGATGAAGGCGTCGAGCTTCTTGCGGTCGTCGGATGAAATCCAGCGCGCGAGCTGGAATTCGCTGGTCTCGAAATCCACCGGCAGCGAATATTCGGCGGCGAGACGTGCTTTCAGCACATCGAGTTGCAGCATACCGACGACGCCGACCAGCGCGGGCGCGCCGTCGCGCG from Nitrobacter sp. NHB1 carries:
- the dnaE gene encoding DNA polymerase III subunit alpha, whose protein sequence is MTEKPVVAAGFVHLHVHSAYSLLKGSIKIQKLVELAKADRQPALALTDTDNMFGALEFSDKVAGYGIQPIVGCELAVDFGDQDPNARSTLPFARVVLLATREAGYRNLMRLNSRAFLETAVHQTPHIKSEWLRDENEGLIALTGGPDGPVALALNADHSALATARCDQLARIFGDRLYVELQRHGLDKERRVEGALIDLAYAKGLPLVATNEPYFATSDDYEAHDALLCIAGGRLVAETDRDQLTPDHRFKTRAEMAVLFADLPEALSSTTEIAERCAFRPLTRKPILPHFAVGAGANAADAKSDEVAELRRQAEEGLANRLAVHGVSKGMTEDDYSARLSFELDVITRMNYAGYFLIVADFIKHAKSEGIPVGPGRGSGAGSLVAYALTITDLDPIRFGLLFERFLNPERVSMPDFDIDFCQERRGEVIDYVQKRYGRDQVAQIITFGTLQARGVLRDVGRVLQMPYGQVDKLTKLVPQNPAAPVTLAAAIASEPKLQAFRDEDPVVARAFDIAQRLEGLTRHASTHAAGIVIGDRPLSELVPLYRDPKSDMPVTQFNMKWVEPAGLVKFDFLGLKTLTVLDVAVKLLKQRNIDVDLATLPLDDAASYQMLMRGDVVGVFQVESQGMRRALVDMRPDRFEDIIALVALYRPGPMANIPTYCARKHGEEEPEYLHPMLEPILKETFGVIIYQEQVMQIAQVMAGYSLGDADLLRRAMGKKIRAEMEKQRAIFVAGSVKNGVPKGQAETIFELLAKFADYGFNKSHAAAYALVSYQTAYMKAHYPVEFLAASMTLDMSNTDKLSEFRSEAQRLGIKVETPSINRSGATFEVSDGVICYALAALKGVGAQAVEQIVEARKSGLFTSLADFAVRVSPRAVNKRVIESLAAAGAFDALEPNRAGVFAGAEAILAACQRSHEAATLGQNDMFGGMADAPAIMLPQAEPWLPSDRLKREYDAVGFFLSGHPLDDYATALKRLRVQSWAEFSRAVKTGATASKVAATVVSRMERRTKTGNKMGIVGLSDPTGHFEAVLFSEGLAQFREVLEPGAAVLMQLGAELQGEEVRARILHAEPLDDAAAKTQKGLRIFLRDTRPLDSIVKRLQTPENDDPAGSAKGPASRQSGDGDVSLVMLLDLETEVEIKLPGRFRVSPQVAGAIKAVSGVVDVQAV
- the pyrF gene encoding orotidine-5'-phosphate decarboxylase — encoded protein: MTDSHYLDRAREKLIVALDFWEVEDARKLVRKLGDEVSFYKVGLGLQLVGGNEFARELIAEGKRVFLDYKYYDIEETVQRAVAQAAELKITFLTVHGVASIMKAAVAGRGSSDMKILGVTVLTSMDAGDIKEMGFECNVEDLVIARAKKALEVGVDGVVASALEAAELRKQTSNKLMIVSPGIRPSGGARHDQKRVATPFEAIRAGADYLVLGRPIYAADDPKAAAQAIIQEMADALRPD
- a CDS encoding SDR family NAD(P)-dependent oxidoreductase, which encodes MTQPLISRIALVSGASRGIGYATARALAKAGAHVIAVARTQGGLEELDDDIRKDGGSATLVPLNLTDFDGIARLGAALNERHGKLDILVGNAGIAGPSSPLGHIEIKPWQDVMAINVTANFQLIRCMEPLLRQSDAGRAVFVTSGVASRANAYRGPYAASKAALDTLVRCWANETASTPIRVNLFDPGPIRTRMRAAVFPGEDPKTLDTPEQVAEFIVPMCLPSWSETGKLYDYKSGKVMGFHPPSA
- the der gene encoding ribosome biogenesis GTPase Der codes for the protein MSFIIAIIGRPNVGKSTLFNRLVGQKLALVDDKPGVTRDRREGQARLGDLDFTVIDTAGLDEGPRGSLTARMQEQTEAAIAAADALMFVFDARAGLTPTDRSFADFARRANKPVVLVANKSEGRHGDAGALESYALGLGDPVGVSAEHGEGMSDLYDALRGVMPEPAEEAEEFDDDDIIESEDISQRPIRVAIVGRPNAGKSTLINYLLGEERLLTSPEAGTTRDSISVELNWQGRDFRIFDTAGLRRRSRIEEKLEKLSVADTLRAARFAEVVVLMMDVQNKFEEQDLRIADLIEREGRALVIAVNKWDLTDRGSGRIASLRTDADHLLPQVKGAPIVAVSGLTGEGIDRLMTAIQDAYAIWNRRVPTAALNRWFEQAVDANPPPAVSGRRLKLNYATQAKARPPSFIVFCSRADAVPESYLRYLVNSLRGFFDLPGTPIRIMLREKANPFAHKRKRKS
- a CDS encoding tetratricopeptide repeat protein; the protein is MTELFSEIDDELRREKVQKVWSRYSGLIIAAAVLIIVAVGGWRGYQYLQAQKAAKAGSAFEAAATLADQNKYAEAEAAFTKLAATAPPGYRNLSRLRAAAEAVKRDPKEAVKLYDAIAADSGFGSAERDLARVRAAGLLLDTETYNNMLQRLEPATAPQATFRHTARELLALSAWRANDTTAARKWLDMISEDGQTPSSLRSRAEALQALLPPVAKS